Below is a genomic region from Acetobacter ghanensis.
GCCAGCGCCCATCCTCGGTTTTAAAGGACTGGTCGGCAAATTTGGGCAGCTTGTCCGTGCCGTACATGGCGTCATCATTCACCAGTACGGGCACCTGCATTTCCATGTAGTCATGTTCGCCCACATGCAGGTCCAGCATAAACTGGCCCAATGCGCGCTCCAGCCGCGCCAGTGCACCACGCAGCACCACAAAACGGGAGCCGGAGAGCTTGGCCGCCGTGGCAAAATCCATCTGCCCCAGTGCTTCACCCAGCTCAAAATGCTGCTTGGGCGCAAAGGTGAAGTCAGGCTTGGTACCCCATGTGTGCTGCACCACGTTTGCGGTTTCGTCCGGGCCGTTGGGCACGCTTGCATCCAGCCGGTTCGGCAGCGTTGCCAGCAAAGCGGTGGTCTGGCCGCCCAGCACGTCCACCTTTTCCTTCAACCCGTCCATATCAGCACGTAGGGCGGCCCCTTCAGCCTCCAGTGCTGCGGTATCGCCTCCCGAACGTTTGAGGGTCCCGATCTCACGCGCGAGGGTTTTGCTCCGTGTCTGCTTGTCCTGCAGAAGGGTCTGGGCCTGCCGTTTTTCCTCATCCCACGCCAGAAGCTGCGCAGAGACCGGCTCCATGCCCCTGCGGGCCAGATCGGCATCAAACGCGGTGGGGTCGGCCCTTAGGGCACGGATGTCATGCATGGATCAGGGAACCTCCTGTTCGGGGTTG
It encodes:
- the serS gene encoding serine--tRNA ligase — its product is MHDIRALRADPTAFDADLARRGMEPVSAQLLAWDEEKRQAQTLLQDKQTRSKTLAREIGTLKRSGGDTAALEAEGAALRADMDGLKEKVDVLGGQTTALLATLPNRLDASVPNGPDETANVVQHTWGTKPDFTFAPKQHFELGEALGQMDFATAAKLSGSRFVVLRGALARLERALGQFMLDLHVGEHDYMEMQVPVLVNDDAMYGTDKLPKFADQSFKTEDGRWLIPTAEVPLTASVAGDILDRAALPLRMTALSQCFRSEAGASGRDVRGMLRQHQFEKVEMVTISTPEESDAEHERMTRCAETVLEKLNIPYRRMLLCAGDTGFGAAKTFDLEAWLPGQDAWREISSCSNTRDFQARRMNARYRAQAGGVPAFVHTLNGSGLAVGRTLIAVMENYQNEDGSITVPEVLRPYMGGLARIA